The following are encoded together in the Gemmatimonadota bacterium genome:
- a CDS encoding Zn-dependent hydrolase — translation MRRRDFTKTSLSALGALSIGRAGSLPFLGDRARVSTSEAGGAAPRVNGERLNAHLAALSEFGKNPFGGVSRVAYSDFDRQGREYAMRLMREAGLTVTVDVAGNIWGRRAGSDPARKPIVFGSHIDSVPEGGNFDGPVGSLGAIEVAQSLGEQRVSTKHPLDVVIFQNEEGGTVGSRALTGEVHDSDLALKTQSGKTIREGIAFVGGDVARLASARRSPGDFAAYVELHIEQGGNLDREKLDIGVVEGIVGIAQYEVTMTGFQNHAGTTAMADRKDAMLAAARFTDMVNRVVTSVPGRQVGTVGRIQAFPGAPNVVPGKVVCTLEVRDLDAKKAAMLVERIKREAAAIGEATGTTFAYTDLHHSTPALCDPRVQQTVEGAARGLSLTTKYLPSGAGHDAQHMAKLCPSGMIFIPSVGGISHSPREFSHAKDITNGANVLLATILALDSAPWS, via the coding sequence ATGCGGCGTCGCGACTTCACGAAGACCTCTCTCTCGGCTCTCGGTGCGCTCTCGATTGGGCGCGCCGGGAGCCTTCCTTTCCTTGGTGATCGCGCGCGCGTCTCGACGAGCGAGGCGGGGGGCGCGGCGCCGCGGGTCAACGGCGAGCGGCTCAACGCCCACCTGGCTGCGCTCTCCGAGTTCGGGAAGAACCCGTTCGGGGGCGTCTCGCGCGTGGCCTACTCCGATTTCGACCGACAGGGACGTGAGTACGCGATGCGCCTCATGCGCGAGGCGGGGCTCACCGTCACGGTCGACGTCGCCGGCAACATCTGGGGGCGGCGCGCCGGCTCCGACCCCGCGCGCAAGCCGATCGTCTTCGGCTCGCACATCGACTCCGTCCCCGAGGGGGGGAACTTCGATGGCCCGGTCGGATCGCTGGGTGCCATCGAGGTGGCGCAGTCGTTAGGCGAACAACGGGTCAGCACGAAGCACCCGCTCGACGTCGTCATCTTCCAGAACGAGGAAGGGGGGACGGTGGGGAGCCGCGCGCTCACCGGCGAGGTCCACGACAGCGACTTGGCGCTCAAGACCCAGAGTGGCAAGACGATTCGCGAGGGGATCGCCTTCGTGGGCGGTGACGTCGCGCGCCTCGCGAGTGCGCGTCGTTCTCCCGGCGACTTCGCCGCCTACGTCGAGCTTCATATCGAGCAGGGGGGGAACCTCGACCGCGAGAAGCTCGACATCGGCGTCGTGGAGGGGATCGTCGGGATCGCACAGTACGAGGTGACGATGACCGGCTTCCAGAACCATGCGGGGACGACGGCGATGGCCGATCGCAAGGATGCCATGCTCGCGGCGGCGCGCTTCACCGACATGGTCAACCGCGTGGTGACGAGCGTCCCCGGACGACAGGTGGGGACGGTGGGGCGTATCCAGGCCTTCCCCGGGGCCCCCAACGTCGTCCCAGGCAAGGTCGTGTGTACGCTGGAAGTGCGCGACCTCGATGCGAAGAAGGCGGCGATGCTGGTCGAGCGCATCAAGCGCGAGGCGGCGGCGATCGGCGAGGCGACGGGGACCACCTTTGCCTACACCGACCTGCACCACTCCACCCCTGCGCTGTGCGATCCGCGCGTGCAGCAGACGGTCGAGGGCGCGGCACGCGGGCTGTCGCTCACCACGAAGTACCTGCCGAGCGGGGCGGGGCACGATGCGCAGCACATGGCCAAGCTGTGTCCGTCAGGGATGATCTTTATCCCCAGTGTCGGGGGAATCTCGCACTCGCCCAGGGAATTCTCGCACGCGAAGGACATCACCAACGGCGCGAACGTGCTGCTGGCCACCATCCTCGCACTCGACTCGGCGCCGTGGAGCTGA
- a CDS encoding sterol desaturase family protein, which translates to MLDSLAAALPDPVPYAIPCFMLLILVELWWSRRALPTNYELRDTAASLLMGLGNFGIGIAYGGIVYAATTWTYQYRLIDLPKAWWVFVAVLLAEDFCYYWFHRWSHEHRIWWAAHVNHHSSQHLNLSTALRQSWTGNLAFVWVLWLPLALVGFPPGLIAFQKGVSLVYQFWIHTEAVRRLPAWFEFVFNTPSHHRVHHASNARYLDRNYAGILIIWDRLFGTLVLEDDAEPCRYGITSNLATFNPLRIAFHEWVAIARDVTRARSWRERLGYVFGPPGWSADGSRRTSAVIRREWAEREAKGRAS; encoded by the coding sequence ATGCTCGACTCCCTCGCCGCCGCCCTCCCCGACCCGGTTCCGTACGCCATCCCCTGCTTCATGCTCCTCATCCTCGTGGAGCTGTGGTGGAGCCGGCGCGCCCTCCCGACCAACTACGAGTTGCGGGACACCGCCGCCTCCCTCCTCATGGGGCTCGGCAACTTCGGCATCGGCATCGCCTACGGCGGCATCGTCTACGCCGCCACCACCTGGACGTACCAGTACCGCCTCATCGACCTCCCCAAGGCCTGGTGGGTCTTCGTCGCCGTGCTCCTGGCCGAAGACTTCTGCTACTACTGGTTCCACCGCTGGTCCCACGAGCACCGCATCTGGTGGGCGGCCCACGTCAACCACCACTCCTCGCAGCACCTCAACCTCTCCACCGCGCTGCGCCAGAGCTGGACCGGCAATCTGGCCTTTGTCTGGGTCCTCTGGCTCCCGCTCGCCCTCGTCGGCTTCCCCCCGGGACTCATCGCCTTCCAGAAAGGGGTCTCCCTCGTCTACCAGTTCTGGATCCACACCGAGGCGGTGCGCCGCCTGCCGGCGTGGTTCGAGTTCGTCTTCAACACGCCGTCGCACCATCGCGTGCACCACGCCTCCAACGCCCGCTACCTCGATCGCAACTACGCGGGGATTCTCATCATCTGGGATCGCCTGTTCGGGACGCTGGTCCTCGAGGATGACGCCGAGCCGTGCCGCTACGGCATCACCAGCAACCTCGCGACCTTCAACCCGCTCCGGATCGCCTTCCACGAATGGGTCGCGATCGCCCGCGACGTCACCCGCGCCCGCAGCTGGCGCGAGCGGCTGGGCTACGTCTTCGGCCCCCCAGGGTGGAGCGCCGACGGATCTCGCCGCACCTCCGCGGTGATCCGGCGAGAGTGGGCGGAACGGGAGGCGAAAGGACGGGCGAGCTAG
- a CDS encoding M23 family metallopeptidase, whose product MIFIVPLIAVVVLLLAAWAWGGVRDAMVRDADEARAILAVEHPEWRPSLITPSVDGRGALACAPPDESVAVVFAHGDTLTSRLLHAGDLARIEESVSDQTTRVTRDMFDAQASHGTSVDRTAPDAPSVRARLHLHDLGCPQLELRLPASEWATWRPRLQRLVAASVLLLSALIEAAGAQGSSACDASMRATFTPARPRPGTLVLVQLAGYTADASPRATVAGEPLHFRADSAGGWRALAAVPIDAGASLGLRVVCPATGDSTTLTVALASASYPLEKLRVAPQFSAKPDSALAARLEREAARAAAISRASHDTPRLWSTPFRAPRDSRVTSTFGRGREFNGTVTSRHMGTDYAGAVGAPIRAANRGVVRLVDRFYLGGNVVYIDHGEGLVTAYLHLSQHRVAEGDTVAQGAVIGLVGATGRVTGPHLHWIARYGRISVDPASLLRATGAAAASGAPAER is encoded by the coding sequence ATGATCTTCATCGTTCCGCTCATTGCCGTGGTCGTGCTCCTCCTCGCTGCGTGGGCGTGGGGCGGCGTGCGCGACGCCATGGTGCGCGACGCCGACGAGGCGCGAGCGATCCTCGCGGTCGAGCATCCCGAGTGGCGTCCGTCGCTCATCACCCCCTCGGTCGACGGCCGAGGCGCCCTCGCCTGCGCCCCCCCGGACGAGTCGGTCGCCGTCGTCTTCGCCCATGGCGACACGCTCACGTCACGACTCCTGCACGCCGGCGATCTCGCGCGCATCGAGGAGTCGGTGTCCGACCAGACCACCCGGGTCACGCGTGACATGTTCGATGCCCAGGCCTCGCACGGGACGTCGGTCGATCGCACGGCACCGGACGCGCCCTCCGTCCGCGCGCGCTTGCACCTGCACGACCTGGGCTGCCCGCAGCTCGAGCTTCGGTTGCCGGCCAGCGAGTGGGCGACCTGGCGCCCGCGCCTGCAACGTCTGGTGGCGGCCAGCGTGTTGCTCCTGTCGGCCCTGATCGAAGCGGCGGGGGCCCAGGGCTCCAGCGCCTGCGACGCCTCGATGCGCGCCACCTTCACGCCGGCGCGTCCCCGCCCGGGCACCCTCGTGCTTGTGCAGCTGGCGGGGTACACCGCCGACGCCTCGCCGCGGGCCACCGTGGCGGGAGAGCCGCTGCACTTCCGTGCCGATTCGGCCGGTGGCTGGCGCGCCCTCGCGGCGGTCCCCATCGACGCCGGAGCCTCGTTAGGCCTGCGCGTCGTGTGCCCGGCCACCGGCGACTCGACCACCCTCACCGTCGCGCTGGCGAGCGCATCGTACCCGCTGGAGAAGCTGCGTGTCGCCCCGCAATTCTCGGCCAAGCCCGACTCCGCCCTCGCCGCGCGACTCGAGCGCGAGGCCGCGCGCGCCGCCGCCATCTCGCGCGCATCGCACGATACACCGCGCCTGTGGAGCACCCCCTTTCGCGCGCCGCGCGACAGCCGCGTCACCAGCACCTTTGGGCGTGGGCGCGAGTTCAACGGAACGGTCACCTCGCGCCACATGGGGACCGACTATGCGGGCGCCGTCGGCGCCCCGATCCGCGCCGCCAATCGTGGCGTCGTGCGCCTGGTCGACCGCTTCTATCTGGGCGGCAACGTCGTGTACATCGACCATGGCGAGGGGCTCGTCACCGCGTACCTGCACCTGAGCCAGCACCGCGTGGCTGAGGGGGATACGGTGGCGCAGGGCGCGGTGATCGGCCTGGTGGGGGCGACCGGTCGGGTGACCGGGCCGCACCTGCACTGGATTGCGCGCTACGGGCGCATCTCGGTGGATCCCGCGTCGTTGTTGCGGGCGACGGGGGCTGCCGCGGCGTCGGGGGCGCCGGCGGAGCGTTGA
- a CDS encoding BlaI/MecI/CopY family transcriptional regulator — protein sequence MRDSVTLTDLQLAIVRILWTKGASTVLEVQEGLLPERSLAQTTVATLLTRLEKRGVVRHQMVGRQFRYEALVTEPDVRKSMVGELTSMLFDGRPAALISHLIAERDIQPGDLDEVKRLIAAAEERVSANGH from the coding sequence ATGCGCGACTCCGTCACCCTCACCGACCTCCAGCTCGCGATCGTTCGCATCCTGTGGACGAAAGGGGCGTCGACGGTTCTCGAAGTGCAGGAGGGGCTCCTCCCCGAGCGCTCGCTCGCGCAGACGACCGTGGCGACCCTGCTCACCCGGCTCGAGAAGCGTGGCGTCGTGCGCCACCAGATGGTCGGGCGGCAGTTCCGCTACGAGGCCCTGGTGACCGAGCCCGACGTGCGGAAATCGATGGTCGGCGAACTGACATCGATGCTGTTCGACGGGCGTCCTGCGGCGCTCATTTCGCACCTCATCGCGGAGCGCGACATCCAGCCCGGCGACCTCGACGAGGTGAAGCGCCTGATCGCGGCGGCCGAAGAACGGGTGTCGGCCAATGGACATTAG